One genomic window of Heptranchias perlo isolate sHepPer1 chromosome 12, sHepPer1.hap1, whole genome shotgun sequence includes the following:
- the LOC137327886 gene encoding zinc finger protein with KRAB and SCAN domains 2-like gives MARRASKNWADEEIKGLLSIWKDRSIQDQLAGAVRNKDVFVRISNSLKALGVNRDWKQCRAKVKNLKYEYRTMVNQRKSGRRCKSMRFYSEIDAVLGCRLLQAKGPLDRTFLNVVIKEEEEEEEKLENGPPQASSASENVTACCAQPAAAISRDEEEDKVLPEPQSGVDSVIAETEGPVEEEKISTASEAPAATSRKRTEPEHDCSVPKKRMKPKKGTMFQRHIGTIINTFMDYQRKAEERFYKWEEERRREEREHELRIIQLLLDHSRSSMIQTPQTPDYLRSLHSQNTHIFTPPPSNN, from the exons ATGGCAAGGAGAGCAAGTAAGAATTGGGCAGACGAGGAGATCAAAGGCTTGTTGTCCATTTGGAAAGACAGGTCCATCCAGGATCAGCTAGCCGGGGCAGTGAGGAATAAAGATGTGTTCGTGAGGATCTCCAACAGCCTTAAAGCGTTAGGGGTCAACCGGGACTGGAAGCAATGCCGAGCCAAAGTGAAGAACCTGAAATACGAATACAGGACCATGGTGAATCAGAGGAAGTCGGGCAGGAGGTGCAAATCCATGCGCTTCTACAGTGAAATTGACGCGGTGCTGGGGTGCCGACTTCTCCAGGCCAAAGGACCACTGGACAGAACGTTTCTCAATGTGGTGatcaaggaagaggaggaggaggaagagaaattgGAAAATGGCCCACCACAGGCCTCTTCAGCCTCCGAAAACGTCACAG CGTGCTGTGCCCAACCAGCTGCGGCCATCAGCAGAGACGAGGAAGAAGATAAAGTTCTGCCTGAACCACAGTCTGGAGTAGACAGTGTTATAG CAGAAACAGAAGGCCCTGTGGAAGAAGAGAAGATTAGCACAGCCTCTGAGGCCCCTGCTGCAACAAGCAGAAAAAGGACTGAACCTGAGCATG ATTGCTCAGTgccaaagaagaggatgaagccGAAGAAAGGGACCATGTTTCAGAGACACATTGGCACCATTATCAACACCTTCATGGACTATCAGAGGAAAGCCGAAGAAAGGTTCTACAAATGGGAGGAAGAGAGGCGAAGGGAGGAGCGTGAGCATGAGCTGCGGATTATCCAGCTGTTGCTCGATCATTCCAGATCCTCAATGATTCAAACACCTCAGACACCAGATTATCTGAGATCGCTGCACAGCCAGAACACCCATATATTCACACCTCCTCCCTCGAACAATTAA